From Zhongshania aliphaticivorans, one genomic window encodes:
- a CDS encoding phosphoribosyl-ATP diphosphatase — translation MPESILSQLDQVLAARKSASPDSSYVASLHYKGLNKILEKVGEEAFETVIAAKDAQVSGDNSKVIYETADLWFHSLVMLSELGESHQPILDELARRFGLSGLDEKAARDK, via the coding sequence ATGCCAGAATCGATTTTAAGTCAGCTCGACCAAGTACTGGCGGCCCGCAAAAGCGCCAGTCCAGACAGTTCCTATGTCGCCAGCCTTCACTACAAAGGCCTAAATAAAATACTGGAAAAAGTCGGCGAAGAGGCCTTTGAAACCGTTATCGCCGCCAAAGACGCACAAGTCAGTGGCGACAATAGTAAAGTAATCTACGAAACCGCTGATTTGTGGTTTCACAGTTTGGTGATGCTGTCGGAACTTGGCGAAAGCCACCAACCGATTCTCGACGAACTCGCCCGCCGTTTTGGCCTTTCAGGTCTGGACGAAAAAGCGGCGCGGGACAAATAA
- the hisI gene encoding phosphoribosyl-AMP cyclohydrolase has translation MSSKPNTSPWLEQVKWNADGLVAAIAQDAKSGRVLMMAWMNSESLQLTISSGDAVYWSRSRNKLWRKGESSGHVQKIHSIALDCDGDALLMQVEQIGGIACHTGRESCFYRQLKGDNWQSMEAVLKDPATMYKSVDQ, from the coding sequence ATGAGCAGTAAACCCAATACCAGCCCGTGGCTTGAGCAAGTAAAGTGGAACGCCGACGGACTCGTCGCCGCTATTGCCCAAGACGCCAAAAGTGGCCGCGTGCTTATGATGGCATGGATGAACAGTGAATCTTTGCAACTTACGATTAGCAGCGGCGACGCCGTTTACTGGTCGCGCTCACGCAATAAATTATGGCGCAAAGGTGAAAGCTCCGGTCACGTACAAAAAATTCACTCCATTGCCCTAGATTGCGACGGCGACGCCCTGCTTATGCAAGTGGAGCAAATTGGCGGTATCGCCTGTCACACGGGGCGCGAAAGCTGCTTTTATCGCCAGCTTAAAGGCGACAACTGGCAGAGTATGGAAGCGGTATTAAAAGATCCCGCAACAATGTATAAAAGCGTGGACCAGTAA
- the tatA gene encoding Sec-independent protein translocase subunit TatA: MGLGGISIWQLLIILAIVVLLFGTKKLKGMGSDLGGALKGFKDSMKGDEDEEAKNLESKAEQDAGTAKTESKEESKH; encoded by the coding sequence ATGGGCTTAGGCGGCATTAGCATTTGGCAACTCCTCATCATCCTTGCCATCGTGGTTTTATTATTTGGCACCAAAAAACTCAAGGGCATGGGCAGCGACCTCGGCGGCGCCCTTAAAGGCTTTAAAGACAGTATGAAAGGTGACGAAGACGAGGAAGCTAAAAACCTCGAAAGCAAAGCCGAGCAAGACGCCGGCACGGCAAAAACCGAGAGCAAAGAAGAGTCTAAGCACTAA